The stretch of DNA TGGCACTCCCGACTGAATCAGCTAAAAAATGTGTCCTACAGCAAGCGCACGGATGCGTTCGAGTTGCGGCAAACAGCGAGAAATCTTCGGAACGAAACCACAATCCAAACCTACTGGGACACGTATCACAACAATGACAAGATATCGGACCGGGCGGCGGAACTCGAACGTTGGAGGGAAACGATGCGGATCCTTCTGCAGCGTGTGTGCGATGAGATTTGCGCGTTGAAGGAGGAAAAATCGCTCACCGAACGGGATCTGGATGCGCTGATAACCCCGCTCACGGTTGTCACCGAAAGCATCAGCATGCGGGATTGCCGGTTGGGTTCGGAACTGACCTACGATGAGGGTGATACGGAGCTCAAGAATGAGCTGTGTATCGTGGAGAATAATCAGCGTTTGTTGAGGGATCAAAATCAGGGCGCTTGGCAGCAGCTGAATCAATTGCAGGAAATTAAGTTCAAGTTGGAGCTGGATCTGAACGATAAGGACGAAGCACAGGCCATCGATCAGCATCAACTTGAGGTCGATAAGCACTGCGCTGCCGTGACATATAAAACGGATCCGACGAGGGTTCCCAAGAAGTGAGTATGAATTGAGTGGATTGGATAATTGATTCAACTAACTATTAATGTTTGTATCCTTCAGCTCTTGCACATACAGCAATTGGCTTCAGTATTGCGAGGAACTGGTGGCATTGACCGAGAAGACTCTTTCAGATTCCGCCGCAGTGCGGGAATCGCTGTTCGCAACTCGTGAAAAAGCCAGAAATATTCTTAAGGCCCAACAGGACCGAACATCGCACACTTTGAGGAAGAGGATTTTCGAGACGCAACGCGCTCGCAATGAGCTTGAGTATCAACAGGGAAAGGTAATAAGTTCACGCGTGAATCAAAAAATTactgtttacattttttaaaatttaagatGAAGGAGGAGATGGACAAATGCGCTAGTGAAATTGAGACATTGGAGAAACACAATAACGAAAAGATGGAAGCTCTGAAGGTGGTGGAAACGCGCTTGGAAAATCGCGCCCAACGTTCCGGGATGGAGCTTTGCATCGATGAATCCTACCACGGGTTGTGTGACGAGGTTTATAAACTACGGGACACCATAAAAATACTTCGGGAGAAGATCAACGCAGCCAAAACGATGTACAACAGTTTGCACGATTTGGCTAAGCAGGTGACCCAAGATTTGGAAAACAAGCAGCACGCGCTTATGACAGATATTCGCTCGTTGGATCTCCGCAGTCGGTTGAACACGGGCGAGTTTGGCGGGAAATCAACCCAAACCGATCGCAATATTCATCTCTCCCGCCTGGAGGACGAAATACCCAAATCATAAGTCAACGCCACCTGTTCATCGGGTCAATGTGTTATTTTGCTTCGCGTGTTCCAGTTTCAGCTCTTTTTTTTCACACCTTTCCGTGGTTGCATGTCCTAACACCAACAGACAGGTTCATGTGTGCTCTCGCATACAAAACAGCACAGCATATTTTGTATCAGCACTTGCACTTATTGGGCATTGATTTCCAGCCTTCGATAAAGGGTAggtttccacaaaaaaaaaattcactgaaACTGGATTTTTACAGCACAACATTAATTTCCAATTTCGGTGCACTACGAAAAGCAAGAGTATCTAGTCGATGTGTGAATTAGAAATAAATTGCAAGATTTCCATCAGAAACGAtcgtgttttgttttgttgctcCATTCCCTTGCTCGGTAAGCTGATGTTCGGTGCTGGTGGGACTAGTTGAACCTTCACTAGACAGAGATGTGAAAGAAaatctgatgcactcgaaacaACGATAATACTTTTATAATTCCAGTTCGATTTACGGCTTTTTTTGTCGCCTCGTTCGGAAAAATGTCACCCAACCCAGTAAGGGTTCAACGTCTGAAACACAGTGCATTTTCCCCGTGGATAGTTTTTCCCTTTCCCTCTCACTCCATGACCAACCGCAATGATTTATTCGACGATTGGCTTTTGATTTTATGTAACTttaaatttattacaaaaatctataaaatatCACCCTTCCATTCTGGCAAGTGGCTGCACTGTGGGAGATTTTCCTAAAAGCGTTTTCCGCTCGCTTGTGTCCATCATTTTcacaatgttttgattttttttttctagtttttataATTGGAAAAAGTGTTATATAAAGCATTCGTGAGCAAATTAATGTTGGAGTTTTGAAAATAGTCACTATctttttaatttgtttacaGGTTTTTAATACACGACGCCATGTAACTTCATGTAACAATTTTTATCATTACTAACAACTTTTAGATTGCAAATTATATACCTAATGAATTCTCGAAATGTTTACTTTTACTTCTCTGTTACACATTACATTGTGGAGTAGTGCAAAGTTTCAAAGTTtctattattttcaatattacagTTTACATCAAGCTGCTCTATATAGATTacttttctgtttttatttacaactagctgacccgacgaacttcgtctcgcccaaaatagattttttgatttgaatactttcaaatatccacgttttcttattaagtgaacgttagtaagtccaatcactgaactcttcattgattgattaccctttgacctattacaatttccttttactataaattgtctaatatttctacaaaaattccatataatataaaattattttcagacacaattttcgttcaagattcttcaagcatttaaaaataacatgtttctccgttgcatggaatacatgtttgatacagagaatttacaaaataaagacagctcgaatcgtaccattccttcctcgggtttaggacACACCAACATATTTGGCCTtctattttttgtttatatagatagaagatataggaatgcgttattccgtctgaaaatccttttccacttttgaacaaaacatcaattttgttagcgccaacatcaaatggactaacaacgcttattacatatgggaattcaattttccgaattttccgatttttcactccgctatattgatatacgagaagagacgaatacaacgaaatatagatgaatacaacaa from Toxorhynchites rutilus septentrionalis strain SRP chromosome 3, ASM2978413v1, whole genome shotgun sequence encodes:
- the LOC129778485 gene encoding tektin-B1, which translates into the protein MSNSAVPSFEKPLQHLSLPDWHSRLNQLKNVSYSKRTDAFELRQTARNLRNETTIQTYWDTYHNNDKISDRAAELERWRETMRILLQRVCDEICALKEEKSLTERDLDALITPLTVVTESISMRDCRLGSELTYDEGDTELKNELCIVENNQRLLRDQNQGAWQQLNQLQEIKFKLELDLNDKDEAQAIDQHQLEVDKHCAAVTYKTDPTRVPKNSCTYSNWLQYCEELVALTEKTLSDSAAVRESLFATREKARNILKAQQDRTSHTLRKRIFETQRARNELEYQQGKMKEEMDKCASEIETLEKHNNEKMEALKVVETRLENRAQRSGMELCIDESYHGLCDEVYKLRDTIKILREKINAAKTMYNSLHDLAKQVTQDLENKQHALMTDIRSLDLRSRLNTGEFGGKSTQTDRNIHLSRLEDEIPKS